Proteins from one Telopea speciosissima isolate NSW1024214 ecotype Mountain lineage chromosome 1, Tspe_v1, whole genome shotgun sequence genomic window:
- the LOC122648475 gene encoding uncharacterized protein LOC122648475 isoform X1, with protein MDNDDNDFKSQSFQLAGEDNSKFLPGLRSYGLPKFDLDDNLQVHLRFDNLVETEVLLGIQSHEDNQWIEEFSREDSAIEFSSGAAESCSISRHNNVWSEATSSESVEMLLKSVGQDVMITGHTNNESGTCDGVGTLTKQMEPHLNQEGSIPSMLMDGPDVSCTLPPERCHESFSRVDECSNPKLFETGTTLQTDNDEKPETGSSRDLSPVVVGENWGLSMSEGNLLIDAINGDSNKRDDVSLVDGAVENKVKNISAASEGMQVEHSATIMQNCAEQQQVTEGCNEVITYERPDCLQNDNSEQVHELAVPSHEPLMDDHNNEENKAETCANVVDSPSKLALNEDSAMPVPEGCSKDECSDQPLNVSERQMVVLSKDTEMDDKSVGDEHGESFGVLEGEINFVGQAVEVSNSNIVIQSSTVLKIDSLGQLSQGEGSALCFDKQKDSLTGDGHQLESGVSVGNLETTFSINEDSKILKGQRDTSSINHFENISSSTMELCSSTNILGESLATENIKDGHVGSRVCGDDHSANDPLSSSMQQVESMQTYESSLVIEPSVVSDSQPDLSVIEREKVVQICESSLVSEPNEVNILEKENVRTHSNSSNVEKETNGFLVDSKGDASLSQGQEVVVQVSASDRGVSDESASTGLVSVVTNLASCNKLDGVHDLPPGNGSVSDQVIEQKEDGQSVACIQDFPHLDKKEESVNEMSKEPGSFGLIECTRMTGEPVLLSELEQCAAHDSAGELLPETVGQSQSSMEAVIEGCQEERQAMMGDKPTQGFSKELEEYASVLNGNDGSEVIGVHDDKCEEASLNFDGTMPSNGKMLTQPVTLSLEGSSCIISKENQEGNNGGQASADNNDGKDFIASSEGNGVNGSEISCKPAAELENSSEFCALEAENSNPNSDVPNCGSPTIISCSEPSRNDNEKWEGEEVTMDQNASDGLDKEARGGSSSHNPEGNYSEDDRSFTFKINCQPGLSEQETDGGWKLFGSVQPIDFVEAKEVPSTTTSGLSQMDSKMAQENSHVTPQACDKENVRGGSKGTSEHKARRSSNKVSDNGTAKEGRSPKEVPPVKQIKDRGSPSNISPSPIRVTSQVVQAEEMHPNSYVEGSARKVCSAATVQPSSLPDLNSSASPSAFFQQPFTDFQQVQLRAQIFVYGSLIQGMAPDEAFMMSAFGESDGGGSLWENALRAAVERLHDQKSPLSYPETPVHSHLGARVHEQGTRQNPVQNKTFGTPAGRPGSKASSSAIINPAIPLSSPLWSVTTSRDILQSGSISGVPLLDSHQTLSPLHSYQSPHVRHFVGNTTPWLSQAPCPGPWVVSPRNSALDTSARFPALPIAETSHVISVRESSVSLPSAVQHSTPSSLVHSGVTASVPAGTVPLLEAKRTASPGKQQASADPRPRKRKKSPVSEGPARLSLVPPTEMVCAAGITSPLPTSLAITTAVNSLSKTAAGNSVSTGSPTPPSPFQITGSQDMEQRIIFSDETCNKVEQAKQQAEAAAALAAAAVRHSQDIWRQLAIQKNSGLVSDVEAKLASAAAAAAVAASVAKAAAAAAKVASDVALQAKLMADEALVLSRSRNHSQSTEVSSSDGLKSLGMISPASILKGKDRSTDSSSLIVAAKVASRRRVETAAAAAKQAENLDAVVKAAELAAEAVSQAGSIVAMGDPIPLTVTELVEAGPDGFWKILVPSEKQLVKSSNTSQVGNSNVDGVEGPGRSANHFSELLSNKREIQRTAEQGKPDSPKKMARQSMESHMGLVDGTHWDSVTSNEKGFGGQKGRRTSDVAKTVDVLPESEIGSRIDTVVTVQDEDHGVNQPVEILKDNSIKEDSLVEVLSNEDGLRRVWFSAKVLSLKEGKAYVCYTNLLSDEGSGQLKQWVPLEGEGDKAPRIRLAHPINTVKSEGTRKRRRGALGDHIWSVGDRVEAWTQDGWWEGIVMEKSKEDETIFTVHFPARGDTSIVRAWHLRPHLVWKDGQWVEWQSTENNSRPHEGDTPQEKRPKLGRHSSGTDPVVEARGKVTLSKGTGTGESVKTGDSKPLALSEKEKVFTVGKNTREGNGSDALRTKRTGLQMEGSRVIFGVPKPGKKRKFMEVSKHYIAGTGTDCRSNEGNDSIKIAKYLMPQGSGRGWKNASKVDPKGKRVAESKPKVLKSGRTVKNISGKDSSLTSVVSASDDGAMPNHVTNAKASHGQDENISEKQSLQFGSFQGTHKTTEGPKLFSSLAHPSDAPLSKKRSSAVEPVQGVGKGKNATSGEKLTKNGEKDATHNNNSGKPTPDAVEPRRSNRRIQPTSRLLEGLQSSLIISKIPAVSHDKSSTKLQHRSAASSKGNNHG; from the exons ATGGATAATGATGACAATGATTTCAAAAGCCAAAGTTTTCAGTTAGCTGGTGAAGATAACTCCAAATTTCTCCCAGGGTTACGCTCATATGGTCTTCCTAAATTTGACCTGGATGACAATCTTCAGGTCCACTTAAGGTTTGATAATTTGGTTGAAACAGAGGTTTTACTCGGTATCCAGAGCCACGAAGACAACCAGTGGATTGAGGAATTCTCACGGGAGGATAGTGCAATAGAGTTCAGTTCAGGTGCTGCTGAATCGTGCTCCATTTCAAGGCATAACAATGTTTGGTCTGAGGCCACTTCCTCAGAGTCGGTGGAGATGCTATTGAAATCTGTTGGACAAGATGTGATGATCACTGGACATACTAATAATGAGTCAGGTACTTGTGATGGAGTAGGTACGTTAACCAAGCAAATGGAACCCCATTTAAACCAAGAGGGTTCCATACCATCTATGCTAATGGATGGTCCAGATGTCAGCTGTACATTACCACCTGAAAGGTGTCATGAGAGCTTTTCCAGGGTTGACGAGTGTTCCAACCCAAAGCTTTTTGAGACTGGAACTACACTTCAAACAGACAATGATGAAAAACCTGAGACTGGTAGTTCAAGAGACCTGAGTCCAGTTGTTGTTGGTGAAAACTGGGGTCTATCAATGAGTGAGGGAAATCTACTAATTGATGCAATAAATGGAGATTCAAATAAGAGGGATGATGTTTCTTTGGTTGATGGAGCTGTGGAAAACAAAGTTAAGAACATTTCTGCTGCTTCTGAGGGTATGCAAGTTGAGCACTCAGCCACCATCATGCAGAACTGTGCAGAACAACAGCAGGTAACTGAAGGATGTAATGAGGTTATTACTTATGAACGTCCTGATTGTTTGCAAAATGATAATAGTGAGCAAGTGCATGAACTTGCGGTTCCGAGCCATGAGCCTCTGATGGATGATCATaacaatgaagaaaataaagctGAAACTTGTGCCAATGTTGTCGATAGCCCCTCCAAGTTGGCACTAAATGAGGATTCTGCCATGCCTGTTCCGGAAGGATGCAGCAAGGATGAATGTTCTGATCAGCCACTTAACGTTAGTGAAAGACAAATGGTGGTTTTGTCCAAAGATACTGAGATGGATGATAAATCTGTGGGAGATGAACATGGGGAATCATTTGGAGTGCTGGAAGGAGAGATTAATTTTGTAGGACAAGCCGTTGAGGTCAGCAACAGCAATATAGTAATTCAATCAAGCACAGTACTAAAGATAGATTCTCTAGGACAGTTGTCACAGGGAGAGGGCAGTGCACTATGTTTTGACAAGCAAAAGGATTCGTTAACAGGTGATGGTCACCAGTTGGAATCTGGGGTTTCAGTTGGTAATTTAGAGACAACTTTCTCAATAAATGAAGACAGTAAAATTCTTAAAGGCCAGCGTGACACAAGCAGCATTAatcattttgaaaatatttctAGTTCGACAATGGAGCTTTGTTCCTCAACTAACATATTAGGTGAAAGCCTAGCAACTGAAAATATTAAAGATGGTCATGTTGGTTCAAGAGTCTGTGGAGATGATCATTCTGCCAATGATCCCCTCTCATCTTCCATGCAGCAGGTTGAATCCATGCAAACGTATGAAAGTAGCTTAGTTATTGAACCTAGTGTTGTTAGTGATAGTCAGCCAGATTTGTCTGTTATTGAAAGGGAGAAAGTGGTACAGATTTGTGAAAGTAGTTTAGTTTCTGAGCCCAATGAGGTTAATATCCTTGAAAAGGAAAATGTAAGGACGCATTCTAATTCCAGTAATGTGGAAAAAGAGACAAATGGTTTTCTTGTTGATTCGAAGGGGGATGCATCCTTGTCCCAAGGCCAAGAGGTGGTTGTTCAAGTATCAGCCTCTGACCGGGGTGTCAGTGATGAGTCAG CCTCTACAGGACTGGTTTCTGTAGTTACCAACTTGGCTTCCTGTAACAAACTGGATGGTGTTCATGACTTGCCTCCAGGAAATGGCAGTGTCTCAGATCAAGTTATTGAACAAAAAGAGGATGGACAGTCAGTTGCATGTATTCAAGATTTCCCTCACTTggataaaaaagaagaatcGGTAAATGAGATGTCAAAAGAACCTGGATCCTTTGGTTTGATCGAGTGTACTCGGATGACAGGTGAGCCAGTTCTTTTATCTGAACTTGAACAATGTGCAGCTCATGACAGTGCTGGAGAATTGCTTCCTGAGACAGTTGGTCAGTCAcaatcttcaatggaggcagtaATTGAAGGATGCCAGGAGGAACGTCAAGCTATGATGGGTGATAAACCCACTCAAGGATTTTCCAAGGAACTAGAAGAGTATGCTTCAGTTCTTAATGGTAATGATGGTTCTGAAGTGATTGGAGTTCATGATGATAAGTGTGAAGAGGCGTCCTTAAATTTTGATG GAACAATGCCTAGCAATGGCAAGATGCTCACGCAACCAGTGACGCTATCCTTGGAGGGATCTTCGTGTATTATTAGCAAGGAGAATCAGGAAGGCAATAATGGTGGCCAAGCATCTGCAGATAACAATGATGGGAAGGATTTCATTGCAAGCTCCGAAG GTAATGGTGTAAATGGCTCTGAGATATCCTGCAAACCTGCAGCTGAGCTTGAAAACTCCAGTGAATTTTGTGCTTTGGAAGCTGAAAACAGCAATCCGAATTCTGACGTGCCTAATTGTGGTTCGCCCACTATTATTAGTTGCAGTGAACCCTCTCGAAATGACAATGAAAAGTGGGAGGGAGAGGAGGTGACCATGGACCAGAATGCCTCTGATGGTCTAGATAAGGAGGCCAGAGGAGGTTCTAGTTCTCATAATCCTGAAGGGAATTATTCTGAAGATGATAGAAGCTTCACTTTTAAGATAAACTGTCAGCCAGGCCTGTCTGAGCAAGAAACTGATGGGGGATGGAAACTATTTGGCAGTGTTCAGCCAATTGACTTTGTTGAG GCCAAAGAGGTTCCTTCAACAACAACATCTGGCTTATCTCAAATGGATTCCAAGATGGCACAAGAAAATTCTCATGTAACTCCTCAAGCATGTGACAAGGAGAATGTGCGTGGTGGTTCCAAGGGTACTTCTGAGCACAAAGCAAGGAGAAGTTCGAACAAGGtaagtgataatggaactgcTAAAGAAGGAAGATCTCCAAAAGAGGTACCCCCTGTAAAACAGATAAAAGACAGAGGCAGTCCTTCCAATATTTCGCCTAGTCCTATTAGGGTAACAAGCCAGGTTGTGCAAGCTGAAGAGATGCACCCCAATTCTTATGTTGAAGGCAGTGCAAGGAAAGTGTGTAGTGCTGCAACTGTTCAGCCATCTTCTTTGCCAGATTTGAATAGTTCAGCTTCTCCATCTGCATTTTTTCAACAGCCTTTCACAGATTTTCAACAAGTGCAATTGCGTGCTCAGATATTTGTATATGGATCTCTGAT CCAAGGAATGGCACCTGATGAGGCCTTTATGATGTCGGCCTTTGGAGAATCTG ACGGCGGAGGGAGCTTATGGGAAAATGCTTTGCGTGCTGCTGTAGAAAGGCTTCACGATCAGAAATCTCCACTCAGTTACCCTGAGACTCCTGTGCACTCACATTTAG GTGCTAGGGTGCATGAACAAGGAACTAGGCAAAATCCTGTGCAAAATAAAACTTTTGGAACTCCTGCTGGCCGACCTGGCAGCAAGGCTTCCTCTTCAGCAATCATAAATCCTGCAATTCCCCTGTCATCCCCACTATGGAGTGTTACTACTTCCCGTGATATTTTGCAGTCTGGCAGCATATCAGGAGTTCCACTTTTAGATTCTCATCAGACTCTTTCTCCATTGCACTCTTATCAGTCTCCCCATGTAAGGCACTTTGTAGGAAATACAACCCCTTGGCTTTCTCAGGCTCCTTGTCCTGGACCTTGGGTTGTTTCTCCTCGGAATTCTGCACTTGATACTAGTGCTCGTTTCCCTGCCTTGCCCATTGCCGAAACAAGTCATGTGATCTCTGTTCGTGAGTCGTCTGTATCACTTCCTTCTGCAGTACAGCATTCAACCCCTAgttctttggttcattctggGGTCACTGCAAGTGTTCCTGCAGGGACTGTTCCCCTGCTTGAGGCAAAAAGAACAGCATCACCTGGTAAGCAGCAAGCTTCTGCTGATCCAAGGCccagaaagaggaaaaagagtCCGGTCTCAGAGGGACCTGCCCGCTTGTCTTTGGTTCCTCCAACAGAAATGGTTTGTGCTGCTGGAATTACTAGTCCTCTGCCTACATCCTTGGCCATCACAACTGCAGTTAACTCTTTATCTAAAACTGCTGCTGGTAATTCTGTTTCAACTGGTTCACCAACACCTCCTTCACCTTTTCAGATTACAGGATCCCAAGACATGGAACAAAGAATTATTTTCTCGGATGAGACATGCAATAAAGTTGAACAGGCTAAGCAACAGGCAGAAGCTGCGGCTGCTCTCGCTGCTGCTGCAGTCAGACACAGCCAAGACATATGGAGGCAATTGGCCATCCAGAAGAACTCTGGATTGGTTTCTGATGTTGAAGCAAAActagcatctgcagctgcagcAGCAGCGGTGGCAGCTTCTGTTGCAAAGGCGGCAGCAGCCGCTGCTAAGGTTGCTTCTGATGTTGCGTTGCAGGCTAAACTGATGGCTGATGAGGCTCTGGTTTTGAGTAGAAGTAGAAATCATAGTCAAAGTACCGAAGTTTCTTCTTCTGATGGTTTGAAGAGTTTGGGAATGATCAGTCCTGCTTCGATCTTGAAAGGAAAGGACAGAAGCACTGATTCCAGTTCTCTAATTGTTGCTGCAAAAGTGGCATCTAGGAGGAGGGTCGAAACTGCTGCAGCTGCTGCAAAGCAAGCTGAGAATTTGGATGCTGTGGTAAAAGCAGCTGAACTGGCAGCTGAAGCAGTATCTCAGGCAGGATCAATTGTTGCAATGGGGGATCCTATACCTTTAACAGTGACCGAGTTGGTAGAAGCTGGCCCAGATGGTTTCTGGAAAATACTAGTCCCTTCAGAAAAACAGCTTGTAAAGTCTAGCAATACGAGTCAAGTAGGAAATTCTAATGTTGATGGTGTTGAAGGTCCTGGAAGATCTGCTAACCATTTCAGTGAGCTATTATCAAATAAACGAGAAATACAGAGAACTGCAGAACAAGGGAAGCCGGATTCTCCAAAAAAGATGGCCAGACAGTCTATGGAGAGCCACATGGGCCTGGTAGATGGAACACACTGGGATTCCGTTACAAGTAATGAAAAGGGTTTCGGAGGACAAAAAGGTCGTAGAACTTCTGATGTAGCTAAAACTGTTGATGTTCTTCCTGAATCTGAGATCGGATCACGAATTGATACTGTCGTTACTGTCCAAGATGAGGATCATGGAGTGAATCAGCCAGTGGAGATCTTAAAGGACAATAGCATTAAGGAGGATTCCCTTGTTGAG GTTCTTTCTAATGAGGATGGTTTGAGAAGGGTCTGGTTTTCGGCCAAAGTACTGAGTTTGAAGGAGGGGAAAGCTTATGTGTGTTACACTAACCTCCTTTCTGATGAAG GCTCTGGCCAGCTGAAACAGTGGGTGCCTCTTGAAGGTGAAGGAGATAAAGCGCCTAGAATCCGTCTTGCTCATCCTATTAATACAGTGAAATCTGAAGGCACAAGAAAGCGCCGTAGGGGAGCACTGGGGGACCATATATGGTCTGTTGGAGATAGGGTGGAAGCATGGACTCAAGATGG GTGGTGGGAAGGAATTGTCATGGAAAAGAGCAAGGAAGATGAAACAATATTCACTGTTCATTTTCCag CTCGAGGAGACACATCAATTGTTAGGGCATGGCATCTGAGACCTCATCTTGTTTGGAAGGATGGGCAATGGGTGGAATGGCAGTCAACAGAAAACAATTCCCGTCCTCATGAG GGTGATACACCACAGGAAAAGCGACCTAAACTGGGCAGACACAGTTCTGGAACTGACCCTGTAGTTGAAGCCAGGGGCAAAGTTACATTGTCAAAAGGTACAGGCACTGGAGAATCTGTAAAAACGGGGGATTCAAAGCCACTGGCACTTTCTGAGAAGGAAAAAGTATTCACTGTGGGGAAGAACACCAGAGAGGGAAACGGTTCTGATGCACTCAGGACAAAGAGAACTGGTCTGCAGATGGAAGGATCAAGAGTGATTTTTGGTGTTCCTAAGCCcggaaagaaaaggaagtttATGGAAGTGAGCAAACACTATATTGCAGGTACAGGTACAGATTGTCGATCAAATGAGGGAAATGATTCAATTAAAATAGCGAAATACTTGATGCCTCAAGGATCTGGTCGTGGGTGGAAAAATGCTTCTAAAGTTGATCCCAAGGGGAAACGAGTTGCTGAATCTAAACCCAAGGTGCTCAAGTCAGGGAGAACAGTTAAGAATATATCCGGAAAGGATAGTTCTTTGACATCTGTTGTGTCTGCTTCAGATGATGGTGCTATGCCAAATCATGTAACGAATGCTAAAGCATCTCATGGCCAGGATGAGAACATCTCAGAAAAGCAGAGCCTACAGTTTGGTTCTTTTCAAGGCACTCACAAAACAACTGAAGGCCCAAAATTGTTTTCCTCACTAGCTCATCCTTCAGATGCTCCTCTCTCCAAGAAAAGGTCTTCAGCTGTGGAACCTGTCCAAGGAGTTGGTAAAGGAAAAAATGCAACTTCTGGTGAAAAGTTGActaaaaatggagaaaaggatGCTACTCACAATAATAATTCTGGTAAACCAACACCTGATGCTGTTGAGCCACGGAGATCCAATCGCCGGATTCAGCCAACATCCCGG